The Hominilimicola fabiformis DNA segment TGAAGAATATGGTGGATATGACACCATTGTAAGTGCAAGTGCTTATGTAAATACAGAAAATCTATATGGATATATTCAGGAATTACGCAAGTGGAATAGTGTTATAAAATTAGCAAAACGTGGCTGCCCTGTGAGAGATAGATTAAGTGATTATTGTGATATGGCGGCTGAGGAAATCTATAATGAATGGGAGGCTTTTATTAATGATATATTTGTAAATATAGATTGCGATGTAAAAAGTTATGATATATGCGATGGTATTTATGATTTAATCGAAGAACTTGATGAGGGGCTGGCGATCGGGCTTCCATATCATAATATGGATATGATTACAAAAGAAACAGGTGGGCAGTACTTAGGTTCTATTACATTAGTTGGGGGATTAAGCAATGTAGGAAAGTCTACATTTGCTAGAAACGCTACAGTCCCAACTGCAATAAAAGAAAAAGAACGTGTTGTTGCAATGATTAACGAAGATAACTTAAAAAAGTGGCAAAGAGAACTTCTTATATTTGTTGCAAATAACATAATTAAAGAGGATTTACAAAAGCATATCGTCAGAGATGGACATTATCAAGACGACACAAAGGAATTGCTCTATAAAGCCGCTGATTGGATTAAAGAACAAACACAAAATCATATACTTACAATTGTTCCTTTTAAACAATATAAGACAAAGAATGCAATTAAAATTATAAAAAAATATTCGAGTATGGGTGTAAAATACTTTATTCTTGATACATTTAAAATGGATGCTGGTGATGTAAGCGACAAATCTTGGCTTGAAATGCAACAGAACATGGTTGAAATTAATGATGTAATTAAACCCGAATCGAAGAATTTACATATTCTTATTACATTCCAATTAGCAAAAGGAAGTGTAAAACAAAGATACTATACTCAAGATAATATTGGAATGTCAAAGAATATTATCGATCCCGCTTCGACTTGTATTATGATTCGTGATTTATATGATGATGAATATACTGGCGAAAAAAGAGAATTAAAAGTATATAGGCTTGAAGGGAAAAACGGCAAAACGAAAATTCCAGTTAAGTTAGACAAGGACAAACATTATCAAATTGCTTTTATTATTAAAAATAGAGAAGGCTCTGCTAATAGATATCAAGTAGTATTTTCGCATGATATGTCAAGAAATATTATGCATGAAATTGGTATCACAAATGTGCCTGTTGATTTTTAAGGTGGTGAGTATTATATGACCGTTTTGGAGTTAAAAAAATATATTTTCCAAAAAGGTAAAATTGAATTTATTTTAAATGAGATTGGGTGCGGTCATATATTATACCACCCAGCCAAAGAATATTATAGTTGTTCAAATTGTGATGGCGATAATAAAACGGCTATCAATATAAAAAATAATGAATATTTAGGCTGCAAAAATTATACAAGAGAAAAGTATTTTGACGATAATTCGGATTTGCTCACTCTTGTACAGTATAATAAAAGCCTAAAAGATAAAAAATTTTCTTTTTTTGATACGATTAAATATTTGCATAAAATATTAGGACTTCCATTAACTTTAAAAAAAGAAAATAAAGAAGAGAAAAAAAATGATCCCCTATATATATTTAAAAAGGTTAAACTACGAAAAAAAAGACAAAATGTGCTTGATTTCAATATATTAAACGAAAGCAAATTGCATGATTTTGTTCCGTATATTCATATTGATTTATTTAGAGAAGGAATAATGCCATGGACTATCAAAAAATTCGGGCTTGCATATAGTTATAGATATAAACGAAATGTAATTCCATTAAGATATTGGTTAACTGGTGAGTTGCTTGGATTTAATATGAGGACATCAATTGAGAATTACGAATTATTTGATATAAAAAAATATTATATAACACCAGGATATCCAAAACAAATGAACCTTTTTGGCTTATGGGAGAACAAAGATAGTATCCAAGAAAAAGGGCATGTGGTCGTTTTCGAAGCGGAAAAATCAGTTTTAAAAAGAGATAGCTTAAATGATCCGACCGGTGTTGCAGTTAGTGGTCATGAGATATCAGATGAACAAGCCAAAATACTTATTGGATTGAATTGCGAAATTATAATAGCATTCGATAAGGATATAAGTATTGAACATATTCGATATTGTTGTGAAAAGTTTTATGGGATAAGAAAAGTATCTTATATATGGGACAAATATGATTTGTTAGACAAGAAGGATAGTCCTGCGGATGCTATCAATAAAATATATGAGTATTTATTTGAATATAGAATTCTTTATGACGAATATGAACATAAAAAACATATAAAAAATTTAAAAAAGGTTGGTGCTTGATGGGAAGAAAGACGAAAGAAGAATTAAAAGAAATAACAAAGAAATATAATGTAAATCGTTTGTGGAGTTGGAGTAAATTTAATACTTATCATAATAGTCCATATGAGTATTATTTAAAATATATAATCAAGAAACCAGAAGATAGACAAGATTGTATTTATACAACAACCGGTGGTATGGCTCATGACATTATGGAGAGTTTATACACGGGTAAAATTGAATATGAAAATATGGATTCAGATTTTGAAGATGCATGGATTACTGCTAATATTGCAGAATTAAAGTTCGATAGAAATGACTCTGGAAAAAATAAGAAAATATCTGATAAGTATTATAAAAATCTTAAACACTTCTTTAATCATCATATTATGATTCCTCACAAAATGCAAATTGAGCAATTTATTACTGCATTAGTTGGCAAAAATGTCTTTCAAGGATATATAGATGCATGTTATAAAGATAAAGACGGCAATTACAATATTTTAGATTGGAAAACTAGTAGTATTTATAAAGGCGAAAAGGCACTTAATGAATGTGGGCAATTGGTTGTATATGCTATTGGATTACATCAAATGGGTGTGCCGTTTGAGAAAATAAAAATCTGTTGGGACTTTTTAAAATATGTAAAAGTAGATTGTAAACAGGCTAATGGCAAATGGACAACAAGAGAAATCGAAAGATGTGAGATTGGTTCAAAATTACAATCAAGTGCAAAAATGTGGTTAAAAAAATGTGGTTATGAAGATAAACTTATAGAATATCTTGATATGTTGGCACAGACAAATGATATTAACTGTTTGCCTCAAGATGTACAAGCAAATTTTGTATTTCATGATTGTATAGTTTATGTTGATTTAACACAAGACTTAATTGATAGGTGGACGGCAGATATAATAAATACAATTGATAAGATTGAAAATATGGAGAATAAATATTATGAAAGTCATGATGAAATGATTTTTTACGACTCTCCTGAGCAGGTAGCAAAGCAAAGTTATTATTTTTCAACATTATGTGCATATTCGCCAAAACTCCATAAGCCATATAAATTATATTTAGATAAACTAGAATCTAAGAAAAATGGGGGAAGTTTTTTCGATGGTTTAGGAACAGATGTAAAAAGAGAAAAGTTGTCAATAGAGAATAATACAGTTGAAAAAGAAGATTTGTCTTGGTTGGAGCAACTGTAGAAGGAGATGAGAACAATATCGAATAAGAATTACACAATATATCATTTACATAGCGATTTGTCAAATGGTGTAACAAATATTGATAGCGTAACTAAATATTATGAATATATCGAAGCAGCAAAAAAATGTGGTATGAAAGCAATGGGGTTTGCTGAACACGGTTCAATACTTGAATGGGTACATAAAAAAAACAAAATAGAAGAAAACGGAATGAAATATATTCATGCAGAAGAATTTTATGTAACTGAAAAATTGTATTTTGAACCAGAAATACCAAATGAAATGTATGAATCTACGGTAGATACTGATGAGAAAGAAATGCAAGTCAAAATTAAAAAATATATTGAAGATAATAGAACTCAAAAGAGAGATAATTATCATGTGGTTTTGATTGCTAAAAATTATGATGGTGTAATTGAATTAAATCACCTATCATCAAAAGCCTTTCAAAGAGATGGACATTTTTATTACAATCCACGAATTTCATTTGATGAGTTAGTGTCTACTTCTAATAATATTATTATATGTACTGCTTGTATCGGAGGCATCTTGGCTAGTGGCACACCTAAAATTAAAGAGGCATTTTTGAAGTTTCTTATTGAAAATAAGGATAGATGCTATCTTGAAATACAGCATCACAATGATGATATGCAAATAAAATATAATCAATTTTTAAATGTGATTTCTCAAAAATACGACATTCCACTAATTGCAGGCACAGATACACATGCTTTAAATGATAATCATTTACGAGGTAGAGCAATTATGCAGAAGTCTAAAGGTGTTAATTTTGATTCGGAAAGTAATTGGGATTTGACTTTTAAAACCTATGATGAATTAGTGTCTGCATATGAAAAACAAGATGCACTATCAAAAAATGTCTATCTAACAGCAATTGAAAATACAAATGTTATGGCTGATAGTATTGAAGAATTTTCATTAGATTATTCTAAAAAATATCCTAAATTATACAACGATTCAATGGCAGTATTTAAGCAAAAAATTTTAGAAGGCATAAAGCAACGTGGGGTTGATAAATATAAAAATTTTCAGCAATATAAAGATAAAATTATATATGAACTTGAAACGTATAAACATAATGATGCTATTGACTTTATGCTATTAGAAGAAGATTACAAGCGAGAACTTAGAAAACAAGGTGTTCATTATGGATATTCAAGAGGTTCAGTTTCGGGAAGTATTATAGCATACCTTTTGGGAATTACTGATGTAGATAGTATTAAATATAACTTGAATTTTGAGCGTTTTATGAATAAAGAACGTATAAGTCTTGCTGACGTTGATTCTGATTGGTTTAGCGAAGATCGATGGAAAGTTAGAAAATATCTTTTTGAAAAAGATGGCTTATATTGTTGCAATATTGTGACATTTAATACAATTAAAATGCGTGGCGCAATTAAAGACGTTGGCAGAGCTTTAGGAATGACACTCCAAGAAACGCAAGAATTGTGTAATTTAGTACAAGAAGATGAAAACAAAAAGGAATTTGTTGAAGATAAGATTAGAGAAAAACATAAGCAGTTATTCGAATATGTTGATATAGTCACTGGAACTATCACTTCTTTGGGTAGACATGCAGCGGGACTTGTGGTTTCTCCACATGAAGTGGACAAGGCATTTGGAACATTATATATTTCTTCTGACGATAAACCTATTTCACAAATAAATATGAAAGAAATTGATTCGCTTAATTATGTTAAATTAGACGTGTTGGGTTTGGACTGTGTGGGACTTATAGATAGGACTTGCAAGGCAGCAAATATTCCATTTTTAACACCTGACAATCTTGATTTTAATGACAAGGCTGTATGGGATGATATTTCGAAAGACACGACTCTTATTTTTCAATTTGAGTCAGATTTTGCAGGTTCGTACCTTAGAGATATTCTTCGAGAATCTACAATTAAAAACATAAAAAAGAAGAATCCAAATTTCTCATATATTGACTTGATGAGCATGGCAAATGGTGCTATTAGACCGGCAGGCGAATCGTATCGAACAGAATTATCACAAGGAATTTATAGAGATAATGGACATCCTGCATTAAATGATTTCCTTGCTCCAACATTAGGTTATTTGGTATATCAAGAACAGATTATTGAATTTTTACATAAGTTTTGTGGATTTACAATGGGCGAAGCCGATGTCGTTAGAAGACATTTTAGTAAGAAAACAGGAACAGAGACTGATATCCCTATTATAAAAGATGGAGGATATTTAACTAGTAACAAAACACATTACATTAAAGGCTTTGTGCAAACAATGAAAGAAGAATATGGAGTAGAAAAGGGCGAGGCTGAAAAACTTATCGGAAATTTCTTGCAAGTTATTATTGATGCATCGGATTATTTGTTCTCAAAAAACCATGCTGATCCATACACATTTCTTGGCTTTGCTTGTGCCTATCTTAGACATTATTATACTTTAGAAACTATAACATCTGCTTTAAACATCTATGTATCAGACAAAGAAAAATCATTGAATATAAAAGAATATGCGATATCAAAAGGATATGTAATTGAGCCAATTAAATTCAGAAAATCAAGAGCGGAATATGAATTTGATAAAGAGAATAATAAAATATATCAAGGAATCGCTTCTATCAAATTTTGTAACAGTATTATAGCTGATGAATTATATTCATTAAGAAACAATAAATATAATTCATTTATTGAATTGATTGCGGATATTAAAAGTAAAACATCTGTAAATACTAGACAATTAGAAATATTAACAGGTCTTAATTTCTTCTCTGAGTTTGGCAAAAACAAATATCTTCTTAATGTTATAAATATCTATAATAAATTCTCATCATGTAAACAAATTAACAGATCAAAATTAGAATCTTTGGGAATTTCAGAATTTATTGCAAAAAAATATTCTGAAAAAGAAACACCTTCTTTATTCAAAGGTATTGATAATATAGGATTGATTACAGAATTGTGCAAGAATTTAGAAAATATAGAAATGGGTATTATTGAAATGGTTAAGTTTGAAAAGGAACATCTTGAGATGGTCGTTTATACAAATAAACAAGTTGGAAATGACTATTATATTATTGTAGATTATAAAACCTACAAAGATACGACTAAACCATATTTTACGGCTCGAAAAATAAAGACCGGTAAAGAAGTTCATTCTAGGATTAAACAAAGTAAAATATTTAAGGAAAATCCATTTGGCTTATATTCGGTATTAAAAATAAAAGAATTTATGCCAGAATTTAAAAAGAAGTTTACTGATGGTAAATGGAGTGTAACAGATGAAACCGAAGATGTCTTAACGGAGTATGAGGTGATAAAAAGTTGAAAGAAAAAGAAGACAAGGAAATTATTTTCAAAGGAAGAGTTATAAGACAAACCTATGATGGTGGCGACTATAAAATTTATGCACTAGATGTTGATAAAGAAATTTACCCAGAAATTAAATTTACAAAGTACGGAAACGCAACAATAACAGGAGAAATGCATGAATTAGGAATTGGTATAGAATATGAAATCAAAGCAATCGAACAGAATACAAAATATGGATATAGTTATAAAGTTCTTAATATAAGAAGAGACAAGCCAAAATCAGCTTCAGATATGTATATATTTTTAGAGGAGATACTCACTTTGAAACAGACAAACACATTATATGAAATTTACCCTGATATTGTTGACAGGGTAATGAACGACCGCCTTGAAGATATAGACTTAAATAAATTGCCTGGTATTAAAGAGTACACATTCAATATTATTAAAGAAAAAATTATTGAGAATTTTTGCTTGGCTGAGTTAGTAATTGAGTTTCAAGGCTTATTAAGTCTTTCCATGTTAAAGAAATTATATGAGAAATATACTTCTGTTAATATGATAAAGAAAAAACTTCGTGAAGACCCATATAAATGTTTGTGTGGATTGGCAAAGGTTGGGTTTACAACTGCCGACGGAATTCTATTAGAACTTGAAAAAATATCAAAAGAGAATAAAAAAAATAATAAAGATATTATTATTGAATTTGATACAGATTTAAAAACCAGCAAGCATAGATGTTTGTCGTGTATGTTGTATCTTTTAGAAAAAAATGAAGAAGAAGGACATACATTGATGTCAATTAATGATTTAAGAAATCAATGTATGAAAATGGTTCCGGCATGCTCTAATCATTTTGTTGAATGTATGAAACATGAAAGTATTTATTACAATAAAGATTCCATGGCTGTATCATTGAAGTCTACATATGAAATAGAAAAATATATAGCAGAGAATATAATGTTAGGATTGATTAATCTACATCATCAATGGGACTTTAATTGTGCAAAATATTATATTGTAAATGGTTGTGAATTGTCAGATGAACAATTAGAGATTGTAAAAAATATTTGTAGATATAACATATGCATTCTTAATGGTGCAGGCGGTACAGGAAAATCATTTTGTACACAAGCAGTCATTAATATGCTTAAAGACAATAATAAATCATTTAAATTATTTTCACCAACTGGCAAAGCTGCAAAAGTGCTGTCAGATTACACGCAAGAAAATGCCACAACAATACATAGAGGTTTGGGGTATATGCCACCTAACACTTGGAGTTATAATGAAGAACATAAACTTGATTGTGATGTACTTATTATTGATGAGTTTTCTATGACAGATATTTTCTTGTTTAAAAGAATATTAGATGCAATTGATTTTAGTAGAACAAAATTATTATTGATTGGAGACAATGCCCAATTACCATCAGTATCATGTGGAAACTTATTACATGATTTTATGGAATCACATATTATTCCAACTGTTACATTAACAAAGGTGTTTCGTTATGGCGAAGGCGGGTTAATGAAAGTAGCAACAGATGTCCGTTTTTGTAAACCGTATCTTAATAATGTATGTGAACGATTTACATGGTTTGGCGACAATAAAGATTATGCATTTGTGAACATTGGTAGTGATATTATGGTCAAAAATGCAGTTGCATTATATAGCAAGTTACTTTCTCAAGGTTACAAAGCAGAAGAAATTCAAGTATTAACTGCATACAAAAAAGGTGACATTGGGTCAATCTCGATTAATAATGCCATTCAGAAAGTTGCCAATAAGAATTATGGCTGCGATGAATATATGAAAATTGGAGATACGGTTTATTATAAAGGTGATCTTGTAATTCAAAATGTCAATAATTATCACGCACAATTATATGTAGATGATGAATTCTGCTTAGATGAAGATATGGACGAAACTTTTATTGCAAATGGTGAGACGGGAGTTGTTATAGCAATCAAAAAAGAATATTTGTTGATTGATTTTGACGGCGTAATAGTTAAATATTTTAGAAATGATATGCAAATGGTTGGGCTTGGATATTGTATCACAATTCATAAATCACAAGGCAGTTCTATTAAAGTTGTAATCTTACTTACTCCTCAAGCTCATACATTTATGCTCAATTCGAATCTAATATATGTTGGATTGACAAGAATGAAAGAAAAATGTTTCCATTTAGGTAATGTAGATACGGTGAATTTGGCTGTTAAGAAGAAGGCGAATTTTGCTAGGAATACATTTATGCAAAAATTGCTGAAAGATATATGCAAAAAGATTGGCGAATCATTGACAAATGCTGAAAACAACAAAATAAGAAAGGAAACAGTTCAAACAAATGAATAGTAAGTCAAGTATATTTAATTCAATTTTAGATACGATTGAGTCAGAAGACATTAGAAAGTTCGCAGAAAGATGTATCCAAACAATCCCAGATTATTTCTGGGATGTAGGAGCATCAAGTACGGGAAGATACCATCCTCAATATGCTCTTGGAGATTTAGGATTGGCAAGACATACATGTGCATTGGTCAGATTCTTAAATCACATCTTTGCAGTTAAATGTTTCGGCGAGAATTTTACACAAAGAGAGAAAGATTTAATGAGAGTAGCCGGAATGATGCACGATTCACGAAAGAGTGGAAGTAATGAAGATTTTCAGAAGAATAAATACACAAAATTTAATCATCCATTACTTGCAGGAGATGTTATTCGAAATTTAAAAGGTCATGAGTTGCCTGATAATGAGGTCGAAATGATCGCTACAACCATCGAAAGTCATATGGGTGAATGGAATACTGATAAGAGAAGTTCAACTGTCTTGCCTTTACCAACGAATGAATTTCAAAAAATTCTTCATTTGGTAGACTATTTGGCGAGTAGAAAAGATATTGAAGTTCTGTTTAATGGATATGAGACATCCAATACAACACCATCGCTTGATACATACATATTGACCTTTGGCAAACATAACGGTGAAAAATTGACAGATGTTGCTCACACTGACCCAAGTTATATCTCGTGGGCGAAAGAGAATATAACAAAAGAACCACTTAGAACTCTTTTGACAAAAATATAGGTGGTAATTATGGAATGGTTTAAGAAGTGGCTAACAGATGGATTTACTAAAGTACCGTTGTTGAGTATTAGTGTTAATCTAAAATTCTTCAAAAAATATGGAGCGAAATATTCTTGTACTTGTCGAGTTAATAAGCTATTCAAGAATGATTGGTATATTAAAAGAACAATGGAAGATTTATGTGAATATATAAGAAAAAATTATAATATGGAGGACTTGGAATGAAGAAATTTGAAATAGGTCTATGTATTACAGCGTTAATCATATGTGGTATTGGCATAATTTTGGCAGCAATCGGTGCATTCTTGTCAATTTTGCAGAATGATTGGCTATGGGTGTTGGTTGATATATTACTCATTATATTAAATGGGTTGAATATATATCTCAATTATACAATGATATCAGATGAATTTGGCTGGTAGGAGGAAAATGATAAATATGAATTCTTTGGAGAAATTATTTCCATCAAAAGAACTAATCAAACAAGCTTATTCAAGAAAACTTCGGTACGATATGTGGGATAAGCAATCACCGATATATGTATATAACATTTTTGATAGTACGATTAGGAAAATGTCGAATAAAGGACAAATAAAAGAGATGTTTCTTTATCCTATATTTACATCACCTTGTGTAGCATTTTCGGATAAAAAATCAGCAGAAATATATAAGCAGGTACAAGATACACTTGATACTAAAATTCAAGAAAAGGTCAAAGAAAGTTTTAAGATGGGATATTCTAATTTGGTAGAAGTTAATAAGATAAGAACTGATATAGAACAATGACTTAGGAGGACAATTATATGACTTTGGTAGATATTATGAGAAAGTACAAGATAGATAAAGTCGGTTATGGAATGCAACCCAAGAAAAATATTGATTTTTCAAAAGTCTTTAAAGCAAAGTATATAGATGTTTATGCATTTTACTATGACAATGAAGAATTTCCATACGAATATACATGTATTGATGTTGAAGGAATGGGTTATGGTTGGTTATGGTGTGCCAATAAGATTAGAAGGCATTTTAAATTTTTACAACGTAAAGCGGTAATACAAAAAGCAATGTTTTACATAGATAACATTAAAAATGATTGTAATGTTCTTACTTATGAGCGTGACGGAGCAAATTACTTAGGGTTCATGTATTCGCCGGAACTTTACGTGCAGATACGAACAAGTAATAAAGAATTGCATTATGATTAATAGGAAGGAGAATGTATTAATGGCGGTACATAGAGAAAAAATTAATTTATATAAAACGATAAAAAAGATATTTCCTAAAATCCTCATAAAAGACCTTAATGAAAATGAACGAATTTGTCCAGATTGTCATGGTCTTGGAGTGAAGATTAACACACGTGTTTTCGGAACTGGAGATAGTTTGGAAAGCCACCCTTACAGAACTGAAGCTCTTGCATTGTGTCCACATTGTTTTAATGGTGTGCAAAAAATATGTAAGTATTGCGGTCAACCTTATAAAGGTCATTGTGATTGTGAAGGGCAACTGGCAGAAGACTTAAAAATACAAGAACAGAAGTGGAAACTATACCTAAAGCAAAAGAAGTTGACGAAAGGGATGTAACAACGATGCTCTATTGCGAAGAAAATGAGGAATATTATTCTACAGTCGATGATTTTGCGGAAGATTTTATGTATAACCATAGTGAGCTGTTTGATGCCCTTGGCATAAGACCAACAAGATTATGGGTTGCATCAGAAGAAAAAATTCATATTGATGCAGATGAAATTGTTCTGGACGCTTGTTCCGTATTAGGAGAAGATACCGAATATGTTTGCGATAATGATTCTTTGCAAAAGTTGTTGGATGATTGGTGTGAGGAACAGACGGCAACTACGACATATTATCCTTGCTATAAAGAGTATGTCGTGGTGAATTGGGACAAGTATATAGAGGAAGGGTGATTATATGGAACATATTGTTCAATTTGCAATCAGTATAGATGATGACACAATAAAAAGAAACATTGAAAATAGCGTAGAAAGGCAAGTGACCAGGAAGATAAACAGCGATTGTATGAAGGCACTTGTTGGTAAGAAAAGTATTACAAATTGTGATTATACTCAGAAGTTAAAAGAAATGGTTGATGATAATATTCAAAATTTTCTAGCCGAGAATAAAGATGAAATCATCAAGATTGCAGCCGATAAATTGTCTGAAAAATTATCTAGAACAAAAGCAGTCAAAGAAGCGATAAACAAAAGTATAGAAGAATTTTTATAAGGAGAATAAATACATGTGGTTATTAAAGTTGCATTTTGCATTTTCAATATTGTGTTTGATTACATTTTTTGGAGTTATGATGTTTTCGAAAGATGTTTTAAAACGGAATGGATATGTAGACGAGATTGAAGGTAAGAAAATATTCGATATTATCTTAGGTGTATTCGATCATTTATTTCTCTTATCCTACTAATGTTTGTTCCTATTTTAAACATATCGGGCGTTATCATAATATTTCAAATGATAAGAATGTCAAAAGATGAGTTTATGGACTGGTAACAAGACAAATTTGAAGAATTTAGAAGTCGAAAAAAATGACTAGCGGTTGAATCTGAGATTTCAAAGAGATTTTAATACTATATATAGATAATATTTTAAATATAGATACAATATATAGTGGTTAAAAATGAGTAAAACATGACGGAGGTGCTTATGAAGAATAAAAATGTAAACGCGATACTCGACTTTGTTCGATTTACAGACATAGATGAGTTGAAAGTAGTAAGAAAAGATGGAGGCTATTGTTTGGAAGTAACATTGTTGGGAGAGACGGATACTCATTTTGTCAAAAGTATTGCTACATTGAAACTACCAATGGATATAAAACACAGTTCTCTAACATCAGGTTGTCGAGATAGTCTTTCATTTTTACAAAAAGAACAGCCTACTATGATGATGAATTTGGGATTTGGGTATTTAGAAGTTGAAGATGGAAAATTTGATTTGGAGATTGTAGGAGATAAAAGAAAAGACATGACCTTATCAGAGATAGAAGAAAAACTCGGTTACAAAATCAAACTTGTAAGTGAAAAGTAGGTGGAGTTATGAACCCATACGAAATAACATTTAGAGCCTTATTGGGAGCATTTTTGAAATGTGGAATATGTGTTGAGAGAATAAATGTAGATGAGAATACTGTTTATATTTCTCTTCCCAAAAATTCATATATCCATGGACAAGGTTGCATCAAAAACATTGATGACCAAGCAAAAATAATCAAAAAGCTTCTTATTAATATAGGTATTCTTCCGTCTGACGGAAAAGTGAAATATCGAGGTACAAATTTTTGCTGGACGAAAGAAACTGGCGAT contains these protein-coding regions:
- a CDS encoding HD domain-containing protein, with the protein product MNSKSSIFNSILDTIESEDIRKFAERCIQTIPDYFWDVGASSTGRYHPQYALGDLGLARHTCALVRFLNHIFAVKCFGENFTQREKDLMRVAGMMHDSRKSGSNEDFQKNKYTKFNHPLLAGDVIRNLKGHELPDNEVEMIATTIESHMGEWNTDKRSSTVLPLPTNEFQKILHLVDYLASRKDIEVLFNGYETSNTTPSLDTYILTFGKHNGEKLTDVAHTDPSYISWAKENITKEPLRTLLTKI
- a CDS encoding AAA family ATPase → MKEKEDKEIIFKGRVIRQTYDGGDYKIYALDVDKEIYPEIKFTKYGNATITGEMHELGIGIEYEIKAIEQNTKYGYSYKVLNIRRDKPKSASDMYIFLEEILTLKQTNTLYEIYPDIVDRVMNDRLEDIDLNKLPGIKEYTFNIIKEKIIENFCLAELVIEFQGLLSLSMLKKLYEKYTSVNMIKKKLREDPYKCLCGLAKVGFTTADGILLELEKISKENKKNNKDIIIEFDTDLKTSKHRCLSCMLYLLEKNEEEGHTLMSINDLRNQCMKMVPACSNHFVECMKHESIYYNKDSMAVSLKSTYEIEKYIAENIMLGLINLHHQWDFNCAKYYIVNGCELSDEQLEIVKNICRYNICILNGAGGTGKSFCTQAVINMLKDNNKSFKLFSPTGKAAKVLSDYTQENATTIHRGLGYMPPNTWSYNEEHKLDCDVLIIDEFSMTDIFLFKRILDAIDFSRTKLLLIGDNAQLPSVSCGNLLHDFMESHIIPTVTLTKVFRYGEGGLMKVATDVRFCKPYLNNVCERFTWFGDNKDYAFVNIGSDIMVKNAVALYSKLLSQGYKAEEIQVLTAYKKGDIGSISINNAIQKVANKNYGCDEYMKIGDTVYYKGDLVIQNVNNYHAQLYVDDEFCLDEDMDETFIANGETGVVIAIKKEYLLIDFDGVIVKYFRNDMQMVGLGYCITIHKSQGSSIKVVILLTPQAHTFMLNSNLIYVGLTRMKEKCFHLGNVDTVNLAVKKKANFARNTFMQKLLKDICKKIGESLTNAENNKIRKETVQTNE